A portion of the Tenacibaculum todarodis genome contains these proteins:
- a CDS encoding DinB family protein: MIKAIEKNLQRGIKLLNSISDEQYSNGTILPYNSSIGCNMRHILDAFTCIFNGLESKNVDFSLRERNCLAEQTTAAGLAYFDKVITQLYTIESVDFDQIISVTDDLGTGKITANYTLGSALAQAHSHAIHHFASIGFIIHQLGIQLPDADFGYNPTTPKKDLVNSI, from the coding sequence ATGATCAAAGCAATAGAGAAAAACTTACAAAGAGGAATAAAATTATTAAATTCTATTTCAGACGAACAATATAGCAACGGAACAATTCTTCCATATAATTCTAGTATAGGTTGTAATATGCGTCATATTTTAGATGCTTTTACCTGTATATTTAATGGTTTAGAAAGTAAAAATGTAGATTTTTCATTAAGAGAAAGAAACTGTTTAGCTGAACAAACAACAGCAGCAGGTTTAGCTTATTTTGATAAAGTGATAACACAATTGTACACTATAGAAAGTGTAGATTTCGATCAAATTATTTCGGTAACTGACGATTTAGGAACAGGTAAAATAACAGCAAATTATACATTAGGAAGTGCTTTAGCACAAGCTCATAGCCACGCAATACATCATTTTGCAAGTATCGGTTTTATAATTCATCAATTAGGAATCCAATTACCAGATGCCGATTTTGGTTACAATCCAACCACACCAAAAAAAGATTTAGTCAATTCTATTTAA
- a CDS encoding response regulator transcription factor, with amino-acid sequence MFKKVLVVEDFDVINSGIKTVLDEINIQTVDYVSYCDEAFLKIKKAHLINKPYQLIISDLSFENDGTPQKLKSGDELIEKIRKEFSDLKIIVFSVEDKPFRIQSLYKNLNIQGYIWKNRNGLKELKKTIHKTFTSNEFCISPGLKSAIHPKETIEITSYDIHIIAQLSKGVLQDNLPRMFEEKGIKPSGKSSIEKRLKFLKEHFNANNPAHLVAIAKDFGLI; translated from the coding sequence ATGTTTAAAAAAGTTTTAGTAGTAGAAGATTTTGATGTTATTAATAGCGGAATTAAAACTGTATTGGACGAGATTAATATACAAACAGTAGATTATGTTTCCTATTGTGATGAGGCGTTTTTAAAAATTAAAAAAGCACATTTAATAAATAAACCATATCAATTAATAATTTCTGATCTATCTTTTGAAAATGATGGAACTCCTCAAAAATTAAAATCTGGAGATGAATTGATTGAAAAAATACGAAAAGAATTTTCGGATTTAAAAATTATTGTTTTCTCTGTAGAAGACAAACCTTTTAGAATTCAAAGTTTATACAAAAACTTAAATATTCAAGGCTATATTTGGAAAAATAGAAACGGATTAAAAGAATTAAAGAAAACAATACATAAAACATTTACTTCAAACGAGTTTTGTATTTCACCAGGTTTAAAGAGTGCAATTCACCCAAAAGAAACAATTGAAATTACATCGTACGATATTCATATAATAGCACAACTTTCTAAAGGCGTTTTACAAGATAATTTGCCTAGAATGTTTGAAGAAAAAGGAATAAAACCATCTGGAAAAAGCTCTATAGAAAAAAGATTAAAATTTTTAAAAGAACATTTTAATGCAAATAATCCAGCGCATTTAGTTGCTATTGCTAAAGATTTTGGCCTTATTTAA
- the ettA gene encoding energy-dependent translational throttle protein EttA encodes MSDDKKVIFSMNKVSKTYQSTGKQVLKDIYLSFFYGAKIGILGLNGSGKSTLLKIIAGQEKNFQGDVVFSPGYNVGYLEQEPQLDPEKTVLEVVKEGVAETVAILDEYNKINDMFGLEEVYSDADKMDKLMAQQADLQDKIDAANAWELDTKLEIAMDALRTPDSDKKIGVLSGGEKRRVALCRLLLKEPEILLLDEPTNHLDAESVHWLEHHLAQYKGTVIAVTHDRYFLDNVAGWILELDRGEGIPWKGNYSSWLDQKSTRMAQESKTASKRQKTLERELDWVRQGAKGRQTKQKARLKSYEKLMSQDQKQTEEKLEIYIPNGPRLGTNVIEATGVSKAFGDKLLYDNLEFNLPQAGIVGIIGPNGAGKTTIFKMIMGEEAPDGGTFKVGETAKIAYVDQAHSNIDADKSIWENFSDGQDLVIMGGKQVNSRAYLSRFNFGGSEQNKKVSTLSGGERNRLHLAMTLKEEGNVLLLDEPTNDLDVNTLRALEEGLENFAGCAVVISHDRWFLDRICTHILAFEGDSNVYFFEGSFSDYEENKKKRLGGDLMPKRIKYRKLIR; translated from the coding sequence ATGAGCGACGATAAAAAAGTCATTTTTTCCATGAATAAGGTTTCTAAAACCTATCAATCTACAGGAAAACAAGTTTTAAAAGATATTTATTTAAGCTTCTTTTATGGAGCAAAAATCGGAATTTTAGGTCTTAACGGTTCTGGTAAATCTACTTTATTGAAGATTATTGCAGGACAAGAAAAAAACTTTCAAGGAGATGTAGTTTTTTCTCCAGGATATAACGTTGGATATTTAGAACAAGAGCCACAATTAGATCCAGAAAAAACAGTTTTAGAAGTTGTAAAAGAAGGTGTTGCAGAAACTGTTGCTATCTTAGATGAATACAACAAAATTAACGACATGTTCGGTTTAGAAGAAGTATATTCTGATGCCGATAAGATGGATAAGTTAATGGCGCAACAAGCCGATTTACAAGATAAAATTGATGCAGCAAATGCTTGGGAATTAGATACCAAACTAGAAATTGCAATGGATGCATTAAGAACACCAGATTCTGATAAGAAAATTGGTGTTTTATCTGGTGGAGAAAAAAGACGTGTTGCACTTTGTAGATTGTTATTAAAAGAGCCAGAAATTTTATTATTAGATGAGCCAACAAACCACTTGGATGCAGAATCTGTACATTGGTTAGAGCATCATTTAGCACAATATAAAGGAACTGTAATTGCCGTAACGCACGATAGATATTTCTTAGATAACGTTGCAGGTTGGATTCTTGAACTGGATAGAGGAGAAGGAATTCCTTGGAAAGGAAATTACTCTTCTTGGTTAGATCAAAAATCTACAAGAATGGCGCAAGAAAGCAAAACAGCTTCTAAACGTCAAAAAACATTAGAACGCGAGTTAGATTGGGTTCGTCAAGGCGCAAAAGGTCGTCAAACAAAGCAAAAAGCACGTTTGAAGAGCTATGAAAAATTGATGAGTCAAGATCAAAAACAAACCGAAGAAAAATTAGAAATTTATATTCCAAATGGTCCACGTTTAGGAACCAATGTTATAGAAGCTACTGGAGTCTCTAAAGCCTTTGGAGATAAATTATTATACGATAATTTAGAGTTTAACCTTCCGCAAGCAGGAATTGTAGGAATTATTGGGCCAAACGGTGCTGGTAAAACCACAATTTTTAAAATGATTATGGGAGAAGAAGCTCCGGATGGTGGAACTTTTAAAGTAGGTGAAACGGCTAAAATTGCGTATGTAGATCAAGCACACTCAAATATTGATGCAGATAAATCTATTTGGGAAAACTTTTCTGACGGACAAGATTTAGTAATTATGGGAGGAAAGCAAGTAAACTCTCGTGCTTATTTAAGTCGTTTTAATTTTGGTGGAAGCGAGCAGAACAAAAAAGTTTCTACACTTTCTGGTGGAGAAAGAAACCGTTTGCATTTAGCAATGACCTTAAAAGAAGAAGGAAACGTTTTACTTTTAGATGAGCCAACAAACGATTTAGATGTAAATACATTAAGAGCCTTAGAAGAAGGTTTAGAAAACTTTGCTGGTTGTGCCGTAGTTATTAGTCACGATAGATGGTTTTTAGATAGAATTTGTACACACATTTTAGCTTTTGAAGGAGATAGTAATGTCTATTTCTTTGAAGGTTCTTTCTCTGATTATGAAGAGAATAAAAAGAAACGTTTGGGTGGAGATTTAATGCCAAAACGTATTAAATATAGAAAATTGATTAGATAA
- a CDS encoding CAL67264 family membrane protein, translating into MAMNKNTVLGWATFLMLFMGVVLILMGAYRYDDVAGWGFATVGIGFFCIAWVFNALKGRV; encoded by the coding sequence ATGGCAATGAATAAAAATACAGTTTTAGGCTGGGCAACTTTCTTAATGTTATTTATGGGAGTAGTATTAATCTTAATGGGAGCATACAGATATGATGATGTTGCCGGATGGGGTTTTGCAACTGTTGGTATAGGTTTCTTCTGTATTGCTTGGGTATTTAATGCCTTAAAAGGAAGAGTATAA
- the lpxD gene encoding UDP-3-O-(3-hydroxymyristoyl)glucosamine N-acyltransferase, translating to MKSFTIQEINSLVKGELIGACAENITAPEQIEKALKGQVTFIGNRKFARLWENSNASAAIIDEKLDLAPGENKALIKVKNADLAMAILLEAFEPESPSFDVDIHPTAVIDSSAKIGEGCKIGANSYIGKNVILGNNVIIYPNVSVFDDTKIGNNTTIWSGTVIRERTEIGSNCIFHTNVSIGADGFGYRPSEQGLTKIIHIGNVVIGNYVEIGANSCVDRGKFSSTILGDGCKIDNLVQIGHNSVLGKFCIMAGNSGLAGSVTLGDGVVIGGSASIKDHTTIHSGATVGAGSGVIADVPAGKTVVGYPAADAREKMKEWVAIRRLARG from the coding sequence ATGAAATCATTTACAATTCAAGAAATTAATTCATTAGTTAAAGGCGAATTAATAGGTGCTTGTGCAGAAAATATTACTGCTCCAGAACAAATAGAAAAAGCCTTAAAAGGACAAGTTACTTTTATTGGAAATAGAAAATTTGCTCGTTTATGGGAAAACTCTAATGCAAGCGCAGCAATTATAGATGAAAAATTAGACTTGGCACCAGGAGAAAACAAAGCATTAATTAAAGTAAAAAATGCCGATTTAGCAATGGCAATTCTTTTGGAAGCTTTTGAGCCAGAATCACCAAGTTTTGATGTTGATATTCATCCAACTGCAGTAATTGATAGTTCAGCAAAAATTGGAGAAGGTTGTAAAATAGGAGCAAACTCTTACATTGGTAAAAATGTAATTTTAGGCAATAATGTAATAATTTATCCAAATGTTTCTGTTTTTGATGACACTAAAATTGGTAATAACACCACAATTTGGTCAGGAACTGTAATTAGAGAAAGAACAGAAATTGGTAGCAATTGTATTTTTCATACAAATGTTAGTATTGGCGCAGACGGATTTGGTTATAGACCAAGTGAACAAGGCTTAACAAAAATTATTCATATTGGAAATGTTGTAATTGGTAATTATGTTGAAATAGGAGCAAATTCTTGTGTAGATAGAGGTAAATTTAGCTCTACAATTTTAGGAGACGGTTGTAAGATTGATAATTTAGTACAAATTGGGCACAATTCTGTTCTTGGAAAGTTCTGTATTATGGCAGGAAATAGCGGTTTAGCAGGTTCAGTAACTTTAGGCGATGGCGTTGTAATTGGCGGAAGCGCTTCCATAAAAGACCACACAACAATTCATTCAGGAGCAACTGTTGGTGCAGGATCTGGCGTTATTGCAGATGTTCCTGCAGGTAAAACTGTTGTTGGTTATCCAGCTGCAGATGCACGAGAAAAAATGAAAGAATGGGTTGCAATTCGTAGACTTGCTAGAGGTTAA